accggtgggaaccggtccggtttgaccggttaccggtcaaaccggtccggcccggttccggtttggttcggtacccaaccggccaaaattcaaaatttaaatttaaattcaaaaaataaaaaattcctaaaaaaattcctaaaaatacttcaaggtgcaatgaatctaatagtgtcaaattttctcaaaaattcgttcatttagtatagtttgcggagatttaaagttaaatcaaaaaagaaaaaagaaaaaatgggccgacccattaaagcccaccggtcaaatcggccggtaaaccggtcaaaccggtcggtaaaccgataaaaccggccggtaaaccggttgcacgggagcttttgaatttgaatttgaattcaaaccggtcaaaccgaccggtaaaccggtcaaaccggccggtaaaccagtcggaaccggttgcacgggattttttgaatttatttgaatttgcatttgaattcaaccggtttccaccggttaccggtcaaaccggtccgataaaccgctaccggagggcggcggtttgaccggaccggtcggttcggttaaccctgaTCCCACCACCTCCCCATCCTCACTGCTCTCGCTTTCGCTCGCCATCCGCACACCCGCCCCGCCCTCGCGAGTCGCGATGCCTTCGCTCgccacggccgcggccgcgcctctccaccgccgcgcctGCGCGCGTCAGCACCTCCCTCCGGCCTCCCGCTGCTTCCTCCCCTCCCGCGCGCTCCTCAATTCCGCGCGCCTCTTCACCGCCCCGGTCCCGCTGCCCGTCCATGCGCCGAGGGTGCcgcccacggcggcgagggcggccagccccgacgccgcggccgcgagATCGCCCACATCAGGCGGACAGATGCTGGTGCCGATCTGGCTCtgcctccctctcccctttGGCCCTTGTTATCTATTTTGGCACGTGCATGTGCGCTTAGGTGGTTGTGATTTTCCCCGTGTGGTGTGGGATGTGTGACGTGTCTCATGTATGTTCTCGCAGGTGTTCGTCCCGCCGCACCCGCTGATAAAGCACTGGGTTTCTGTCCTGCGCAACGAGCAGACACCCTGCTCCATATTCAGTGAGTGTGCTTCTGAATGGCATAGTAGTTGGCAGTGCTCCTGCcggtttcttcaaaaaaaaaaggaatggcATAGTGGAAGCTGAATAATAGTAGTAACTGAACCCAACCGGTCGGTGGAAATTAGTTGCATTAAAGAAATTTTGTTTGGTCTGGGTGGGATTTTTCTGTTGGTGAAGGGATGTATAAATAAACGAATTCACCCAGCTATAACTGAGCTAGTTCTGTTAACAATTAACAAAgcattatttcaaaaaaaacaatTAACAAAGCAATATGATAGGATTTCACTGAGCAGTTCTTCATTCTTCATTGTTGTGATAGAGAGTGCTATGGCAGAGCTTGGTCGTCTACTCATATATGAAGCATCCAGAGATTGGTTGGTGAGTTAAATCTTTTGCATGGCTGAGCATTATCTGTTATTCTTCTTTCACCTGCAATGCTTTAAAGTTGAAATTAAATTGTTCTAGTTAAACAAGTGTAGAGCGAATTTTGGACATGGTATGGAAATGATATTTGTCTGGAAGAATGTTGAATGCCAGTAACATCTGAATCAAAAATCGTAATAGCATTGTTTAAATGTTACGTTGCCACATTtttacatgtttttttttccgaaCACGTACCTTTTGTATTGTTTTTGAGATCCACCTCCACCCCACTACCACCAACCCATGGACCTGTTTCCTTGCCTTTATATCATGAACAATGTGTTGGTCCAAAAAAAAGAGGTGTGGATTTCATCATTCTCAGACATGTCAATCAACGCTTCATTGTCTGTGATGATATGACATCAGAAATCATAATAAATTGTTTTCAACCATTGCAGCCTACAATCACAGGAGAGATTGAAACACCTGTAGCTGTAGCTAGCGTTGAATTTATTGATCCAAGAGAGCCTGTTCTGGTAAGTCTATTCCATTACACTAGATATTGTACATGACATTTGTAGTGTCTACGATTATATTTAGTCTTTCTATTAGCATGTCTAACAGGTTATTCCAATACTGAGAGCTGGTCTTGCCCTAGCCGAACTTGCTTCATCAGTTCTGCCAGCCACTAAGACCTATCACATTGGTAAGATGCTTAGAGCCTTAGACAATATTTTGTGTCTTTATGTTTTAGCAAATTAGAGTCAAATCCTGTTCTTTGTTTTTCAAATTCCAATAAGCCTCTTATGCTCACATATTGCTACATTAAGCTTCAGGACCCATATTCGAGCATTCCAAGTGGATTTATTTTGTTTCCCTGTGCACCAATACCCATGCTTGATATTCTAGATTTGATCCATGCATGTTAGCATGTCAGATGCATAAAGTTGGAAATATGCAGATTAATATCTTTACTGTACTTAACTACCATATCACACAAGTATTATGCTTGCCAATAATGCATGTGTGAAACTATCAAGTAAACAAAGAACCTCATCAGAATTATTTACATACTCTTTAAACTTTAGCTGTTCTATGTCAATTACTTATACAGACCAGTTCTCATCTTGAAAGCTATGGACTCTTATTCTTATCTTCTCCATTTCATTGAAACATGAAGGCCTTCGTAGGGATGAAGAAACACTTCAACCTTCAATATATCTGAACAAGTATGTTTCCTTCGTCCTGCAAGCTCTATTTTATGTTCTCACAGACTATTTTGTTCTCCCTTTGAGCACAAATGCTTGACCCTTTGATCGAGATCTGATCAAATCTTTGAAACTTCTAAAATATCTAGTTTCGGAACATAAAAATCATGTGGACATTTGTCTTGAAATACTTCCCTAATTGCACTAAATTTTTTGGAACCTATAAATATATTAATAGAAAGTGGTGGTCCAAGTTGCACCTTGAAACCATTGAAAGTTAATAGTGTCAAGTATGCTTTTATCCGGAGGGAGTAATTGGGTCGCTCCATGCTTTAGTTGAACAATTTCTTTGATTGACACTTTTGGGTCACGAGACCCTATTAGGCTACTAAAGCATAACATCTTTCAAATGtagatttatatttttttttgactaTGCAAGTAAATCCCTCTTGTTTTCTCAAATACAAAATCCTCCATTCCCTCTTGTTAAACCCTCTTGTTTAACATAGTACAGAATCGGTGTTGGACAGCAGATAGACATGCTAAAAGGGGCCTTAACCACCCACCGAATTGCCCACTTTGTGATCAGGTTGGAGAAACAATTGATCACTTGTTGGTCTCTTGTGTTTTCACCCGGCAATTTTGGTTCTGCATCCTGCAGCAGTTTGGGCTGCAAGCTATTGCACCACAGTTGGATGATCACTGTTTTATTGACTGGTGGGCGGGAGTTAGCAGCAGGTTTTCTGGTCAGGTTCAAAAGGGAGTTAATTCCATCATTATCCTAGGATCTTGGTTAGTGTGGAAGCACCGTAACTATTGTGTGTTTGATGGGGGAACCCCTAATTTACCCCGGGTCATGACAGCCTTTAGAGAAGAAGTCCAACAGTGGTCTGTAGCAGGGGCTCGAGGCGTTTCCTATCTCCTTGCCCTAGCTCCTACCTCCTAGTTGCTCTGGGCAGGTGGTGTGTGGTCTGGTCTTGTAGGAGTCAGTTTGTGTAAGAGAGTTTTGTTTATCTTAGGGTGTGTTACAGACCCTTTATCCCTGTAACCTTTTTGTTTGGGAGgctcttttcctcctttttatcttcttaatatattgatgcgcagctctcctgcgcattcgagaaaaaaaaacatagtaCAGAATATAAATGTTAACAAAGGTTCCTTTGCTATCTTGATAAAATTATAACACCTACTAGTTATTTGTTATACCAAGAACCATGCTttgtgtttcaaaaaaaaaaagaaccatgCTTTGTGTTAGCTAATGTCACCTCACTTCCTTGTTATGCGGATGTTCTTTCTACAGCACTGTCCTTAGATTCCTAGACTAATTAGAGTTCCCTAGG
The nucleotide sequence above comes from Panicum virgatum strain AP13 chromosome 3K, P.virgatum_v5, whole genome shotgun sequence. Encoded proteins:
- the LOC120698483 gene encoding uracil phosphoribosyltransferase-like, with translation MPSLATAAAAPLHRRACARQHLPPASRCFLPSRALLNSARLFTAPVPLPVHAPRVPPTAARAASPDAAAARSPTSGGQMLVFVPPHPLIKHWVSVLRNEQTPCSIFKSAMAELGRLLIYEASRDWLPTITGEIETPVAVASVEFIDPREPVLVIPILRAGLALAELASSVLPATKTYHIGLRRDEETLQPSIYLNNLPDNIPEGSRVLVVDPMLATGGTIVAAIDLLIECGVTSKQIKVVSAVAAPPALQKLNNKFPGLHVYTGTIDPEVNEKGFIIPGLGDAGDRSFAT